Proteins from a genomic interval of Zingiber officinale cultivar Zhangliang chromosome 2A, Zo_v1.1, whole genome shotgun sequence:
- the LOC122043982 gene encoding uncharacterized protein LOC122043982: protein MASISHGGHRIFSRSAPSHATVVSSPSPTAGGHLHSITAAGRTPSPSFFYSHRSQGILPLPLSLLSVRDVLCVRGISSSRGLGFAIDSTGDFIPPSSEFEQQHLLQIWSAQQTSIPALLPSSGPDLASHSSTFSSTAVFKFDQQFFNRSGQLLFARTHVISIYAHKVFDKMFLPTVHKQGVALGRSVDLTKFDGYDQLIEELDQLFEFKGELMAPNKN, encoded by the exons ATGG CAAGCATTTCTCATGGGGGGCATCGCATCTTCTCCCGTTCGGCTCCTTCTCACGCGACTGTCGTTTCTTCTCCTTCACCGACGGCCGGCGGCCACCTCCACTCAATCACCGCCGCCGGCCGGACAccatctccttccttcttctaTTCACACCGCAGCCAAGGAATTTTGCCTCTACCGCTCAGTCTTCTCTCTGTTCGCGACGTCCTCTGTGTTCGCGGCATTTCTTCCTCGCGCGGGCTAGGGTTCGCGATAGATTCAACAGGCGACTTCATTCCTCCAAGTTCTGAGTTCGAGCAGCAACATCTTCTCCAGATTTGGTCAGCACAGCAGACTTCAATTCCAGCACTACTTCCTTCATCCGGACCAGATTTGGCCAGTCACAGCTCCACCTTTTCTTCCACAGCAGTCTTCAAGTTCGATCAGCAATTCTTCAACAGATCTGGACAGCTTTT ATTTGCACGTACTCATGTCATTTCGATTTATGCTCAtaaggtgttcgacaaaatgtttCTTCCAACA GTTCATaagcagggtgttgcacttggaAGATCTGTTGACTTGACAAAGTTTGATGGTTATGACCAATTGATCGAGGAGTTAGATCAGCTATTTGAATTCAAAGGAGAATTGATGGCTCCAAATAAAAATTAG